One Nicotiana tomentosiformis chromosome 4, ASM39032v3, whole genome shotgun sequence genomic window carries:
- the LOC138910324 gene encoding uncharacterized protein → MGVAACDRDGGEREKECIAALLNPCMKLGGHQFWYGTVYKGLALEDEESSKLPEAIASIRINAQIIYNAYQVALHHARPNVPTPSSSDSQSSKRTARVRALSAWTGFKGSQGSTSSDFSQLNEFEVYLSQKIEEVNPDGSFNLLEWWKDKEKYFPVLLRTARDILTIQASTVA, encoded by the coding sequence TAttgctgctttgttaaatccttgtatgaaattaggaggtcatCAATTTTGGTATGGAACTGTTTATAaaggtttagcacttgaagatgaggagtcgtctaaacttccggaagcaatagcctcaattagaataaatgctcaaattATTTATAATGCATATCAAGTTGCGTTacatcatgctagaccaaatgttccaactccttcttcttctgattctcaatcatctaaaagaactgcgagagtaagagcacttagtgcttggacAGGGTTTaagggttctcaaggttctactagtagtgatttttcacaactaaatgagtttGAAGTTTATTTATCACAGAAAATTGaagaagtgaatcccgacggctcctttaatcttttggaatggtggaaggacaaagaaaaatactttccggttctttTAAGGACGGcacgagacattttaactattcaagcttcaacagtggcatga
- the LOC104114491 gene encoding senescence-specific cysteine protease SAG39-like has protein sequence MASLTFNWKVAFGALLVLEMFVSQATSRDLYEASIFQKHKQWMSLFGRVYKDDIEKAKRFKIFKDNFEYIEFVNKVGTRPYILGINEFADLSNEEFKASRNGYKMYSHQQLSKSTSFKYENVTAPATMDWRTKGAVTGIKDQGQCGCCWAFSAVAATEGINKIKTGKLISLSEQELVDCDTRSDMGCEGGLMDDAFKFIIKNNGLTTESNYPYEGTDATCKTGKESNHAAKITGYEDVPDNSESALLKAVANQPISVAIDASGSDFQFYSSGVFTGKCGTELDHGVTAVGYGKIGDGTKYWLVKNSWGTSWGENGYIRMQRDVDAEEGLCGIAMQASYPSA, from the exons ATGGCCAGCTTGACATTCAATTGGAAGGTTGCTTTTGGAGCTCTCCTAGTGTTGGAAATGTTTGTTTCTCAAGCCACATCTCGAGACTTGTATGAAGCTTCAATTTTCCAGAAACACAAGCAGTGGATGAGTCTCTTTGGACGGGTTTACAAAGATGATATAGAGAAGGCAAAAAGATTCAAAATATTCAAGGATAATTTTGAGTATATTGAATTTGTCAACAAGGTTGGGACTCGACCTTATATTTTAGGCATTAATGAGTTTGCTGATTTGAGCAATGAAGAATTCAAAGCCAGCCGCAATGGATACAAAATGTATTCACATCAACAATTGTCGAAATCCACATCATTTAAGTATGAAAATGTGACTGCTCCAGCTACTATGGATTGGAGAACGAAAGGTGCTGTTACCGGAATTAAGGACCAAGGACAATGCG GATGTTGCTGGGCATTTTCTGCTGTTGCTGCTACAGAAGGAATAAACAAGATCAAGACGGGTAAATTAATCTCTTTATCGGAGCAAGAACTAGTGGATTGTGACACAAGGTCAGATATGGGATGTGAAGGAGGTCTTATGGATGATGCTTTTAAATTCATAATCAAGAACAATGGGCTTACTACTGAATCCAATTACCCATATGAGGGAACTGATGCTACTTGCAAAACTGGTAAAGAGTCCAACCATGCAGCTAAGATCACAGGTTATGAAGACGTTCCAGACAATAGTGAATCCGCTTTGCTAAAAGCAGTTGCCAACCAACCAATATCCGTTGCTATTGATGCTAGCGGTTCAGATTTCCAATTTTATTCAAGCGGTGTTTTCACCGGAAAATGTGGAACTGAGTTAGATCATGGTGTTACAGCGGTTGGTTATGGAAAAATTGGTGATGGAACTAAATATTGGTTAGTGAAAAATTCATGGGGAACAAGTTGGGGTGAGAATGGATACATAAGAATGCAAAGAGATGTTGATGCTGAGGAAGGACTCTGTGGAATTGCTATGCAAGCGTCTTATCCATCTGCTTGA